One Mycolicibacterium fortuitum subsp. fortuitum genomic window carries:
- the sepX gene encoding divisome protein SepX/GlpR translates to MPSIPQSLLWISLVVLWLFVLVPMLISKRDSVRRTSDVALATRVLNSGRNAQRLRRGPAAGHHSDPHWQYTPDHLDEKLDEDFEEDEAPAEVRVHATVQRTVVVAAVSVETPEPDYLDVDVVDEDSGALPVGAMAEAAEAQPEEVGEPELELEFETQPEAEAEPEPVAVEEPVEEPVEEFEAAESEAQTERIAVDLDESENREAVQEAEDPDELADDEYEYVDDSSGLEPEAEDQPVEEDQAETPVASLHATRQRRVESKKAAEISARKFQFRKRVLAVLAATLLFSAGAAFLVTPSAWWVCGGAATLTVLYLAYLRRQTRIEEQLRRRRAQRMARSRLGVENTDDHKLDVVPARLRRPGAVVLDIDDEDPIFEHLAYASYSAMSREYDLPRAAGQ, encoded by the coding sequence ATGCCAAGCATCCCCCAGTCACTGCTGTGGATTTCCCTCGTCGTTCTCTGGCTTTTCGTTTTGGTCCCGATGTTGATCAGCAAGCGCGACTCGGTGCGTCGAACCAGTGACGTCGCCCTGGCGACACGAGTGCTCAACAGTGGCCGCAACGCGCAACGCTTACGGCGCGGCCCGGCCGCAGGGCACCACAGCGATCCGCACTGGCAATACACACCCGACCACCTCGACGAGAAGCTCGATGAAGACTTCGAGGAGGACGAGGCGCCTGCCGAAGTGCGGGTCCACGCCACCGTGCAGCGCACCGTCGTGGTGGCCGCGGTGAGCGTCGAGACACCCGAACCCGACTATCTCGATGTCGATGTCGTCGACGAGGATTCCGGCGCCCTGCCGGTCGGTGCGATGGCCGAAGCGGCTGAGGCGCAGCCGGAAGAAGTTGGCGAGCCCGAACTCGAATTGGAATTCGAGACGCAGCCCGAGGCGGAAGCCGAGCCGGAGCCCGTCGCGGTCGAGGAACCGGTCGAGGAGCCCGTCGAAGAATTCGAGGCTGCCGAGTCGGAGGCCCAAACCGAGCGGATCGCAGTGGATCTCGACGAGTCCGAGAATCGAGAGGCTGTCCAGGAGGCCGAGGATCCGGACGAACTCGCCGACGACGAGTACGAGTACGTCGACGACTCCTCGGGTCTGGAACCCGAGGCCGAGGATCAGCCGGTCGAGGAAGACCAGGCTGAGACGCCCGTTGCGTCCTTGCACGCGACCCGGCAGCGCAGGGTCGAATCCAAGAAGGCTGCGGAGATCAGCGCCCGCAAGTTCCAGTTCCGCAAGCGTGTGCTCGCGGTGTTGGCCGCCACGTTGTTGTTCTCTGCGGGCGCCGCCTTCCTGGTCACGCCGTCGGCCTGGTGGGTGTGCGGCGGTGCCGCCACGCTGACCGTGCTGTACCTGGCCTACCTGCGCCGTCAAACGCGCATCGAGGAGCAGCTGCGGCGTCGGCGTGCACAGCGCATGGCCCGGTCCCGGCTCGGCGTGGAGAACACCGACGACCACAAGCTCGATGTCGTCCCCGCACGGCTCCGTCGCCCCGGCGCGGTCGTCCTCGACATCGACGACGAGGATCCCATCTTCGAACATCTGGCCTACGCGTCGTATTCGGCGATGTCCCGCGAATACGATCTACCACGCGCTGCCGGGCAGTAG
- a CDS encoding GNAT family N-acetyltransferase: MSLLRSSAFHPGWPGPIGPLRVQAGVVRLRPVRLRDAAVWSRIRLADQAHLEPWEPVSGVDWRVRHAVSSWPAICSGLRGEARRGRMLPYVIELDGEFAGQLTIGNVTHGALRSAWIGYWVASDKTGGGVATGALALGLDHCFTGVQLHRVEATVRPENAASRAVLARVGFREEGLLRRYLEVDGAWRDHLLVALTLEELTHSASQALVSAGRASWC, translated from the coding sequence ATGAGCCTGCTGCGGTCCAGTGCTTTTCACCCGGGTTGGCCCGGTCCGATCGGGCCGCTGCGGGTGCAGGCGGGTGTGGTGCGGCTACGGCCGGTGCGGCTGCGCGACGCCGCGGTGTGGAGCCGGATTCGGTTGGCCGACCAGGCTCACCTGGAGCCCTGGGAACCGGTCAGCGGTGTGGATTGGCGTGTCCGCCATGCTGTTTCGTCATGGCCCGCGATCTGCTCTGGCCTGCGGGGTGAGGCTCGGCGCGGCCGCATGCTGCCGTATGTGATCGAGCTCGACGGGGAGTTCGCCGGGCAGCTCACGATCGGCAACGTCACGCACGGTGCGCTGCGGTCGGCCTGGATCGGCTACTGGGTGGCCAGTGACAAGACCGGCGGCGGGGTGGCGACGGGCGCGCTGGCGCTGGGGCTCGACCACTGTTTCACCGGGGTGCAGTTGCACCGGGTGGAGGCGACCGTACGGCCGGAGAACGCCGCGAGCCGTGCTGTCCTGGCCCGGGTGGGGTTCCGCGAGGAAGGGCTGCTGCGCCGTTATCTCGAGGTCGACGGAGCCTGGCGTGACCACCTGCTGGTGGCGCTCACCCTGGAGGAGCTGACCCATTCGGCGTCCCAGGCCCTGGTTTCGGCCGGGCGGGCCAGTTGGTGCTGA
- the glp gene encoding molybdotransferase-like divisome protein Glp, whose translation MRSVEEQQARVAAAAVAPRPVRVAIAESQGLMCAEEVVTERPMPGFDQAAIDGYAVRSVDVLSVGDGAGEISLPVMGSIEAGARTPSRLQPRQAARVQTGAPMPTLADAVLPLRWTDGGENRVRILRSVRSGAYVRRTGDDVQPGDVAVRAGTIIGPAQVGLLAAVGRDRVLVHPRPRLSVMCVGGELVDVSRTPGTGQVYDVNSYALAAAGRDAGAEVNRVGIISTDPRELRETVEGQVNRNEIVVIAGAVGGAAAESVRTVLSELGEMEVSRIAMHPGSVQGFGQLGRDRVPVFLLPANPVSALVVFEVMVRPLIRLSLGKRQPMRRVVQARTLAPISSVAGRTGYLRGQLMRDQDTGEYLVQALGGAPGASTHLLATLAEANCLVVIPSEVDDVRTGETVDVAFLAQRG comes from the coding sequence GTGCGTTCGGTCGAGGAACAGCAGGCTCGGGTAGCGGCTGCCGCGGTGGCGCCCCGACCGGTGCGAGTGGCCATCGCCGAGTCACAGGGTCTGATGTGTGCCGAGGAGGTCGTGACCGAACGGCCCATGCCGGGATTCGATCAGGCCGCGATCGACGGCTACGCGGTGCGCAGTGTCGATGTGTTGTCCGTGGGCGACGGCGCGGGTGAGATCAGCCTGCCGGTGATGGGCTCGATCGAGGCGGGGGCTCGAACTCCGAGCCGGTTACAGCCCCGGCAAGCGGCCCGCGTGCAGACCGGAGCTCCGATGCCGACGTTGGCCGACGCGGTGCTGCCGTTGCGGTGGACCGATGGTGGCGAGAACCGGGTCCGGATCCTGCGCAGCGTGCGTTCGGGCGCCTACGTCCGGCGTACCGGAGACGACGTGCAACCCGGAGATGTCGCGGTCCGGGCCGGCACCATCATCGGTCCGGCCCAGGTGGGGCTGCTGGCTGCGGTCGGACGAGACCGCGTGCTGGTGCACCCGCGGCCGAGGCTGTCGGTGATGTGTGTGGGCGGCGAGCTCGTCGACGTCTCCCGCACACCCGGAACCGGCCAGGTCTACGACGTGAACTCCTACGCGCTGGCGGCCGCGGGCCGCGACGCGGGCGCGGAGGTCAACCGGGTCGGGATCATCAGCACCGATCCGCGGGAGCTACGCGAAACCGTTGAGGGCCAAGTCAATCGGAATGAGATCGTGGTGATCGCCGGGGCGGTGGGCGGGGCCGCGGCCGAGTCGGTGCGCACCGTGCTCTCCGAGCTCGGCGAGATGGAGGTGTCGCGCATCGCGATGCACCCCGGTTCGGTGCAGGGCTTCGGACAGCTCGGCCGCGACCGCGTCCCGGTGTTCCTGCTGCCCGCCAACCCCGTCAGCGCGCTCGTCGTGTTCGAGGTGATGGTCCGCCCGCTGATCCGGCTCTCGCTGGGCAAGCGTCAGCCCATGCGGCGCGTCGTACAGGCCCGCACGCTGGCACCGATCAGCTCGGTCGCCGGGCGCACGGGATATCTGCGCGGACAGTTGATGCGTGACCAGGACACCGGCGAGTACCTGGTGCAGGCGCTGGGCGGGGCGCCGGGGGCATCGACCCATTTGCTGGCCACGCTCGCCGAGGCGAACTGCCTCGTGGTGATTCCGAGCGAGGTCGACGACGTCCGCACCGGTGAAACCGTGGATGTGGCATTCCTGGCTCAGCGCGGCTGA
- a CDS encoding UTP--glucose-1-phosphate uridylyltransferase, whose product MSTSPKAPEVPIPYTAVVPAAGLGTRFLPATKTVPKELLPVVDTPGIELVAAEAAEAGAERLIIITSEGKDGVVAHFVEDLVLEGTLEARGKKTMLEKVRRAPELIKVESVVQAEPLGLGHAIGCVESALSPDEDAIAVLLPDDLVLPTGVLETMSKVRAKRGGTVLCAIEVPEDKISAYGVFDVETVPDAANPNVLRVKGMVEKPKAEDAPSPYAAAGRYLLDRAIFDALRRVSRGVGGEIQLTDAIALLIEEGHPVHVVVHRGARHDLGNPGGYLKAAVDFALERDDYGPELRRWLVERLGLSGQEG is encoded by the coding sequence ATGAGCACCTCTCCCAAGGCGCCTGAAGTGCCGATTCCCTACACCGCCGTGGTCCCCGCGGCCGGTCTGGGTACGCGCTTCCTGCCGGCGACCAAGACGGTCCCCAAGGAACTGCTGCCCGTGGTCGACACCCCCGGTATCGAGCTGGTCGCGGCCGAGGCGGCCGAGGCGGGCGCCGAGCGGCTGATCATCATCACCTCCGAGGGCAAAGACGGCGTCGTCGCGCACTTCGTCGAGGACCTCGTGCTTGAGGGCACGCTCGAGGCCCGCGGCAAGAAGACCATGCTGGAAAAGGTGCGCCGCGCACCCGAGCTGATCAAGGTCGAATCCGTGGTGCAGGCCGAGCCTCTCGGCCTCGGGCATGCCATCGGCTGCGTCGAGAGCGCGCTGTCGCCCGACGAGGACGCGATCGCAGTGCTGCTGCCCGACGATCTGGTCCTGCCTACGGGCGTGCTGGAGACCATGTCGAAGGTGCGTGCCAAGCGCGGGGGCACCGTGCTGTGCGCCATCGAGGTGCCCGAAGACAAGATCAGCGCCTACGGCGTGTTCGACGTCGAGACCGTGCCCGACGCGGCCAATCCGAACGTGCTGCGGGTCAAGGGCATGGTGGAAAAACCCAAGGCCGAGGACGCGCCGTCCCCGTACGCCGCGGCCGGCCGCTACTTGCTGGACCGGGCGATCTTCGATGCGCTACGTCGTGTTTCGCGCGGGGTGGGCGGAGAGATCCAGCTGACCGACGCCATCGCGCTGCTGATCGAAGAGGGCCATCCGGTGCATGTGGTCGTGCACCGCGGGGCCCGACACGACCTGGGAAATCCCGGCGGGTACCTGAAGGCTGCGGTTGACTTTGCATTGGAACGTGACGACTACGGCCCCGAGTTGCGGCGGTGGCTGGTCGAACGGTTGGGTCTGTCCGGACAGGAGGGCTAG
- a CDS encoding 5-formyltetrahydrofolate cyclo-ligase, with protein sequence MVEGVTPPTKTELRTGVLRARRAVLTDRREREAQALCHWLPALVRPGQTVCAYVPVGSEPGSEAMLDNLLELGVRVLLPVARNDADGRALPMQWGIYVPGTLAAAEFGLREPAPPWLPAGSVADAEVVLVPALAVDRNGNRLGRGAGFYDRSLIYAAPHARLVAVVRDDELVDALPADPHDVRMTHALTPSGGIVTLRG encoded by the coding sequence ATGGTGGAGGGCGTGACCCCGCCGACCAAGACCGAGTTGCGAACCGGCGTTCTACGTGCAAGACGGGCCGTGCTGACGGACCGCCGGGAGCGCGAGGCGCAGGCACTTTGCCACTGGCTGCCCGCGCTTGTCCGCCCCGGGCAGACGGTGTGTGCCTACGTTCCGGTCGGCTCCGAACCCGGGTCGGAGGCCATGCTGGACAACCTGCTGGAACTCGGTGTGCGCGTACTACTTCCGGTTGCCCGCAACGACGCAGACGGGCGCGCACTGCCGATGCAGTGGGGCATCTACGTACCCGGCACGTTGGCGGCCGCCGAGTTCGGCCTGCGTGAGCCTGCGCCACCGTGGTTGCCCGCCGGATCGGTCGCCGATGCCGAGGTGGTCCTGGTGCCCGCCCTGGCCGTCGACCGCAACGGAAATCGGCTGGGCCGCGGCGCCGGCTTCTACGACCGCAGCCTGATCTATGCCGCTCCCCACGCGCGGCTGGTTGCGGTGGTGCGGGACGACGAGTTGGTCGATGCGCTGCCCGCCGATCCACACGATGTCCGGATGACGCACGCGCTGACGCCGTCGGGCGGAATCGTCACGTTGCGGGGCTGA
- a CDS encoding PucR family transcriptional regulator — protein MVDPVSADFSVRMQLIVDVLAQTLDRAVLFDDEELTPITHSRQLGELDDVRVHSVLQRETRAEVKAALFEFGIGSADSALWIPAFPQYNLMPRLCVPVRSASERFGYLWIIVPDGSLSEHGRQLAERAGADLRDVLDRRNAALRAEESAQQGLLMRLIAAEEPGQAAAVVAELQTRAMAEPHDVVQVFRFRPGAAAKVDPVDRSLALRLRLAAATDRTRRWYTLAGSPTTILAVAGSAAGSATTAETVAQGVRASYGARPPIGTSGAPLPITQAALGFRQSSLALTLAEIGAGSTQVADWSALGSWRTLALLGKAYGPDRLHDLVHPGIVGLIEQRRDDLLRTLETYLANGGDVRRTSEELFLHRSTLYYRLEKLTEAVGGDLNDGETRFELMLSLRLARLAGLYHPDSTDV, from the coding sequence GTGGTCGATCCGGTGAGCGCTGACTTCAGCGTGCGTATGCAGCTGATCGTCGACGTCCTGGCCCAAACCCTGGATCGGGCGGTGCTCTTCGACGACGAGGAGCTGACCCCGATCACGCACAGTCGTCAGCTCGGCGAACTCGACGACGTGCGGGTCCACAGCGTGCTGCAACGCGAAACCCGCGCCGAGGTCAAGGCGGCGCTGTTCGAATTCGGGATCGGCTCGGCGGACTCGGCGCTGTGGATCCCGGCTTTTCCGCAATACAACCTGATGCCGCGGCTCTGTGTGCCGGTGCGATCGGCATCCGAGCGGTTCGGCTATCTGTGGATCATCGTTCCCGACGGCTCGCTGTCCGAGCATGGCCGGCAGCTGGCCGAGCGGGCGGGTGCCGACCTGCGGGACGTCCTCGACCGCCGCAACGCGGCACTGCGCGCCGAAGAGTCGGCGCAGCAAGGCCTTCTGATGCGGCTGATCGCTGCCGAGGAGCCCGGTCAGGCCGCAGCGGTGGTCGCCGAACTGCAGACCAGGGCGATGGCCGAGCCGCATGACGTGGTCCAGGTTTTCCGGTTCCGGCCCGGCGCCGCAGCCAAGGTCGATCCGGTCGACCGGAGCCTGGCGCTGCGCCTCCGGCTGGCGGCGGCCACCGACCGGACGCGCCGGTGGTACACCCTGGCGGGATCGCCCACCACGATCCTCGCGGTGGCGGGTTCCGCCGCCGGGTCTGCGACAACCGCCGAGACCGTGGCCCAGGGGGTCCGGGCCAGCTACGGCGCACGACCTCCGATCGGCACCTCGGGCGCGCCGTTGCCGATAACGCAAGCAGCGCTTGGGTTTCGCCAGTCCAGCCTGGCCCTGACGCTGGCAGAGATCGGTGCGGGCAGCACCCAGGTCGCGGACTGGTCAGCACTCGGCTCATGGCGCACCCTGGCGTTGCTGGGCAAGGCATACGGGCCGGACCGGCTGCACGATCTGGTCCACCCCGGGATCGTCGGCCTGATCGAGCAGCGTCGCGACGACCTCCTCCGCACGCTGGAGACCTACCTGGCCAACGGTGGCGACGTGCGGCGCACTTCGGAGGAGCTGTTTCTGCACCGCTCCACGCTGTACTACCGGTTGGAGAAACTGACCGAGGCCGTCGGCGGCGATCTGAACGACGGTGAGACCCGGTTCGAGCTGATGTTGAGCCTGCGGCTGGCCCGGCTGGCCGGCCTGTACCACCCCGATTCGACAGATGTCTGA
- a CDS encoding amino acid permease produces MGEAPALKKALSQRQLTMIAIGGVIGAGLFVGSGVVIGATGPGSFITYALAGVLVIMVMRMLAEMAVANPSTGSFADYARNSLGNWAGFSVGWLYWYFWVIVVGFEAIAGAKIIQFWVDVPVWLTALLLLIAMTATNLFSVSSFGEFEYWFAGIKVAAILAFIGLGLLFVFGLWPDKDMDFSNLTSHGGFFPMGATAVTVGVVTVIFSMVGAEIATIAAAESADPERAVAKAANSVIMRIAIFFVGSAFLITTILPWDHFKKDAAGNVASPFVSVFTEMGIPYADHIMNAVVLTAVLSCLNSGMYTASRMLFVLAARREAPPQLVAVTRRGVPAPAILTSSVIGFLCVIAAAFWPDTIFAFLLNSSGAVILFVYLLICISQIVLRYRTSPDQLKVKMWLFPVLSMLTAAAIFGILIQMYVQGGENRKALTLSVASWVVVILLFLANRWFIGHRPEVAGVAPAGATHPHRVLVLANETVESNELLDELRRIGADRDAVYQVVVPASPIDTGVAATHGPLDISEATTRAAQRRLDQTLNTLRSEQLQADGELGDYRPLRALARAVEAFRPDQIVISTLPPEDSVWHRFDVVDRARADYQIPVTHVVSRARTQEHAS; encoded by the coding sequence ATGGGTGAAGCACCCGCTTTGAAGAAGGCACTCAGTCAGCGGCAGTTGACGATGATCGCCATCGGCGGCGTGATCGGCGCCGGCCTGTTCGTCGGATCCGGAGTAGTGATCGGCGCCACCGGGCCCGGCTCATTCATCACCTACGCGCTGGCCGGTGTCCTGGTCATCATGGTGATGCGGATGCTGGCCGAGATGGCGGTGGCCAATCCGTCGACCGGCTCGTTCGCCGATTACGCCCGCAACTCGCTGGGCAACTGGGCGGGATTCTCCGTCGGCTGGCTGTACTGGTACTTCTGGGTGATCGTCGTCGGCTTCGAAGCCATTGCGGGCGCGAAGATCATCCAGTTCTGGGTGGACGTGCCGGTCTGGTTGACCGCACTGCTCCTGTTGATCGCGATGACGGCCACCAACCTGTTCTCGGTGTCGTCCTTCGGTGAGTTCGAATACTGGTTCGCCGGCATCAAGGTCGCGGCGATCCTGGCGTTCATCGGCCTGGGCCTTCTGTTCGTCTTCGGACTCTGGCCCGACAAGGACATGGACTTCTCCAATCTGACCTCGCACGGCGGGTTCTTCCCGATGGGCGCTACCGCCGTCACCGTCGGCGTGGTGACGGTGATCTTCTCGATGGTCGGCGCGGAGATCGCCACCATCGCCGCCGCGGAGTCGGCGGATCCCGAGCGGGCCGTCGCCAAGGCCGCCAACTCGGTGATCATGCGTATCGCGATCTTCTTCGTGGGCTCGGCATTCCTGATCACGACGATCCTGCCGTGGGATCACTTCAAGAAGGACGCCGCGGGCAATGTCGCCTCGCCGTTCGTCTCGGTGTTCACCGAGATGGGCATCCCGTACGCCGACCACATCATGAATGCGGTGGTGCTCACCGCGGTGCTGAGCTGCCTGAACTCCGGGATGTACACCGCGTCGCGCATGCTGTTCGTGCTGGCCGCCCGTCGTGAGGCGCCGCCACAGTTGGTCGCGGTGACCCGGCGCGGCGTTCCGGCCCCGGCGATCCTGACCTCCTCGGTCATCGGCTTCCTCTGCGTCATCGCCGCAGCGTTCTGGCCGGACACCATCTTCGCGTTCCTGCTGAATTCCAGCGGCGCAGTGATCCTGTTCGTCTACCTGCTGATCTGCATCTCGCAGATCGTGCTGCGCTACCGCACCTCACCGGACCAGCTCAAGGTGAAGATGTGGCTGTTCCCGGTGCTCTCGATGCTCACGGCCGCGGCCATCTTCGGAATCTTGATCCAGATGTACGTGCAGGGCGGCGAGAACCGGAAGGCCCTGACGCTGAGCGTGGCGTCGTGGGTGGTGGTGATCCTGCTGTTCCTGGCCAACCGCTGGTTCATCGGGCACCGACCCGAGGTGGCGGGAGTGGCCCCGGCCGGGGCTACCCACCCGCACCGCGTGTTGGTGCTGGCCAACGAGACCGTCGAGTCCAATGAACTGCTCGACGAGTTGCGACGCATCGGCGCCGACCGCGATGCCGTCTACCAGGTGGTGGTGCCGGCCAGTCCCATCGACACCGGGGTGGCTGCCACCCACGGGCCGCTCGACATCTCCGAAGCCACCACCCGTGCCGCTCAGCGCCGCCTCGACCAGACGCTGAACACGCTGCGCTCCGAACAACTACAGGCTGACGGCGAGTTGGGCGACTATCGACCGCTGCGCGCCCTGGCCCGCGCCGTCGAGGCGTTCCGGCCCGACCAGATCGTGATTTCGACTCTGCCGCCGGAGGATTCGGTGTGGCATCGTTTCGACGTCGTCGACCGGGCCCGCGCCGACTACCAGATCCCGGTGACCCATGTGGTGTCGCGGGCTCGCACCCAGGAGCACGCGTCGTGA